TTAAAGGAATCTATGGATATGACAAAATTGAATATAATTATCATATCTGCATCTAGCGATATCGGGCTAGCAATATGCAGAAAGTGGGTTCAATACGGATGGAATATATTTGGTACTTATCGGACAATGACCGAGGAAGTGAAATCAGTTGAAAACAGTAATGTGAAACTGGTACCTTGTGATCTTAATAGTATTGATTCTATTGATAAGGCTTGCTCGGATTTAATAAAACTGTGTCATGAATGGGATGCATTAATTCTGTGCCCAGGAACTCAGGAACCGATCGGTCCTATTATCGATACTGAATTCAATGATTGGGAAAAATCGATAAGAATAAATTTTATAAATCAGATAAGGATTGTTCATCGCTTGCTTCCATATAAAAAACATTATAGTGGTCTTGGACCATGTGTTTTATTTTTTGCGGGTGGAGGAACCAATAACGCTACTGTGAATTACTCTGCATATACAATTTCTAAGATTGCTCTTATTAAAATGTGTGAACTGTTGGACGAAGAGATTCAAAATACGCGTTTTACAATTATCGGTCCAGGATGGGTTAAAACAAAAATACATGATGCAACTATGAATGCCAAGGAAAAGGCCGGTGATAATTTTAATAAGACGCGTCAAAAGCTTAAAAGTGACGAATGCACTCCCATGGAAGATGTAATAAATTGCTGTGAATGGATATTGCAATCCTCTCGTGAGGTGGTAAGTGGTAGAAATTTCAGTGTCGTATTTGATATGTGGGGTGATGAACGGCTATCGCGGATGCTACTTAAAGATAAAAATATGTACAAACTACGAAGAAAAGGAAATGGCATGCTGGTAAAAAACATGGTTCAAGAACCTAAAAAATCAGAGATACTTGATAGTCTCATTTTATCCCTTCCTGAGTTAACCGACAGCCACGCACCTGGAACACAATTTTACAACTTCATGAAAAAAACCCTTCGTAAGGAGATTGAGCTTTTATTTAATGGAAATGAAGATGGAGCAATAGAGATTGCATCTTTTGGGAAAATAAATTTTCCATATTTTTCCATGGGAAATATTGATTCACTTAATCTTTTCGATCTTGATGAAATAATGATATTCACATATTATTGGGCTAACCGACATCGGTATAAAAAAGTAATAGATATCGGCGCCAATATAGGTCTTCATTCGATAATGCTGAGTAAATGTGGATATAATGTTACGTCTTATGAACCTGACCCGGTACATTTTCAAATGCTGAATAGAAATCTTATGAGCAATAATATTCATACAGTAAAAACAGTTAATATGGCTGTCTCGAGTAAATCAGGAGAAATGGAGTTTGTGCGCATTAAGGGCAACACTACAGGTAGTCATCTTGCCGGATCGAAGCCAAATCCATATGGAGATCTCGATAGATTTAATGTTAAAATTATTGATTTTAATTTTCTGCTTGACGGAGTTGATTTTATTAAAATGGATGTGGAAGGTCATGAAAAAGAAATTATAATCAATACTTCAAAATCTATTTGGGAAAGATTAGATGCATTTATTGAAATTGAAAACAAAGATAATGCGGAAGCTATCTATGAACATTTTAAAGAATTGGGAATAAATTTATTCAGTCAGAAAATTAATTGGGCACAAGTCGGAAGTGTTGATGATATGCCAATTAATTATAAAGAGGGAACCTTGTTCGTCAGTAACAAAAAGAAAATGGTCTGGAATTAAAACGTTAGATGAAAAACAATGCATAATTAAACTTGCTATAATGATCAAAACAATATCAAACGGACAGAAATATGGGAATGAATAATGATTTAAGAAAGAAAATAGTAAGAATGGTAACTTCAGCCGGGGAAGGACATATCCCTAGCTCCTTTTCTATTGTTGATATCATTGATACTATATATGGAGGTTTTCTTAATTTCGATCCAAGAAATGTTGAATGGGAAGATAGAGATTATTTCATTCTCAGCAAAGGGCACGGAGCTGCTGCCCTTTACATTGTATTAGAAAAATATCAGGTTTTGTCAGAATCTGATATTGCAAGTTATGGGAAATATAACTCGATTCTTGGGGGACACCCAGACCGGACAAAAGTCCCTGGAGCAGAGGCCTCTACAGGATCATTGGGCCACGGCTTACCATTTGCAATTGGCATCGCCTTGGGTTTGAAAATACAGAAAAAGAATAATAAGGTTATTGTCCTTATCGGTGATGGTGAATGCCATGAGGGAACAATATGGGAATCAGCTCTTGTTGCTCAAAATTTAAAATTAAACAATCTTTGCTGTATCGTTGATTTCAACGGCTCTGCTGCTCAAATCCTCCCCCATCCAAACATGGTAAAACAATGGCAAGCTTTTGGTTGGGATACTAGAGAGATCGATGGTCACAATAAAAAGGAAATTGAATCAGTCCTTTCAGAATTTTACACTAAAACTTCTGATAAACCGTTTGTTATCGTCGCGAACACAATCAAGGGGAAAGGGGTAAGTTTTATGGAAGTTCATGGCCCTTGGCATCATAAAATACC
The window above is part of the Spirochaetae bacterium HGW-Spirochaetae-1 genome. Proteins encoded here:
- a CDS encoding transketolase, yielding MGMNNDLRKKIVRMVTSAGEGHIPSSFSIVDIIDTIYGGFLNFDPRNVEWEDRDYFILSKGHGAAALYIVLEKYQVLSESDIASYGKYNSILGGHPDRTKVPGAEASTGSLGHGLPFAIGIALGLKIQKKNNKVIVLIGDGECHEGTIWESALVAQNLKLNNLCCIVDFNGSAAQILPHPNMVKQWQAFGWDTREIDGHNKKEIESVLSEFYTKTSDKPFVIVANTIKGKGVSFMEVHGPWHHKIPNSEEFEEIMMELDK